One Heptranchias perlo isolate sHepPer1 unplaced genomic scaffold, sHepPer1.hap1 HAP1_SCAFFOLD_56, whole genome shotgun sequence DNA segment encodes these proteins:
- the LOC137315722 gene encoding zinc finger protein 551-like, with protein sequence MEGKSTIHRGERPWECGDCGKGFNCPSQLETHRRSHTGERPFICSVCGKGFTKSSHLIEHKFVHIDKRPIKCSECEKSFKNTKDLLTHQRVHTGERPFTCSVCEKRFTQSCHLLTHQRVHTAERPYLCSVCGKGFTQASNLLRHQRVHTGERPFTCSVCGSKFSFSASLSKHQLVHTNKRPFKCSDCEKSFKSTKHLLKHQRTHTGERPFTCSACGKGFTQSSHLLRHQRLHTGERPFTCSVCGKGFTQSSHLLSHQRVHK encoded by the coding sequence aTGGAAGGAAAAAGCACCATTCACAGAGGGGAGAGGCCGTgggaatgtggggactgtgggaagggattcaattgccCGTCCCAGctcgaaactcatcgacgcagtcacactggggagaggccgttcatctgctccgtgtgtgggaagggattcacgaaatcatcccacctcattgaacacaAATTTGTCCACATTGATAAGAGACCGATTAAATGTTCTgagtgtgagaagagctttaaaaacacaaaggatctgttgacacaccagcgagttcacactggggagagaccgttcacctgctccgtgtgtgagaaGCGATTCACTCAGTCTTGCCAcctactgacacaccagcgagttcacactgcagAGAGGCCGTacctctgctctgtgtgtgggaagggattcactcaggctTCCAACCtgttgagacaccagcgagttcatactggggagaggccgttcacctgctccgtgtgtggaagcaaattcagtttTTCAGCCAGCCTCAgtaaacaccaacttgttcacaccaataagagaccctttaaatgttctgactgtgagaagagctttaaaagcactaagcatctgctgaaacaccaacgtactcacactggggagaggccgttcacctgctccgcatgtgggaagggattcactcagtcatcccacttgctgagacaccagcgacttcacactggggagaggccgttcacctgttccgtgtgtgggaagggattcactcagtcatcccacctcctgtcacaccagcgagtccacaagtga